One stretch of Armigeres subalbatus isolate Guangzhou_Male chromosome 2, GZ_Asu_2, whole genome shotgun sequence DNA includes these proteins:
- the LOC134216944 gene encoding zinc finger and BTB domain-containing protein 40-like, with protein sequence MDSIYVQQQPLPHDEDPDVLAEDNTRPSLPEDFPNFRDFQIEKMVLYFRVVTDGTEQRLRLGFKCKLCGEVFNKTMQLLGHIRNHFEDNHICKDCGKYFFDTNKLLIHKRAKHTQPLKCQLGCLSYTTSNFKCLQTHYLRSHCIKIRSKDMKKMEESPTPPYRQSSNESKTKMQRETIADQQRSLSVVQTVQQSSPEVEDEDDDEAEDHDEDEFDEPEDYGQTVECCVCDVYIPTEEDLKVHEQTHSSPYTCKICFTVYDQLSDARNHYDAHEKTQVMQNPVQLQTVTLTPAVTIQHQAQPAPIPIATTSGQQQAAPNMTTMLIMHNGTPMLVPVQTFDSSQLVQAFPTHSMPAQISAQPAPGTTTITPITTAWPINHLLPVNNQIEIIPIHSAQSAAAAGPSQAVTLNQIPIQNAGNGGIVLTPVTTIDQHHYLRQQQALQAQFQQQQQLQLRQQQQQLQQQQYQPQL encoded by the exons ATGGATTCAATATACGTGCAGCAGCAACCCCTTCCACATGATGAAGATCCGGACGTTTTGGCCGAGGATAATACCCGTCCATCACTgccggaggattttccaaacTTTCGCGATTTTCAGATCGAAAAAATGGTTCTGTACTTCCGGGTTGTTACCGATGGTACGGAACAACGGCTCCGGCTCGGTTTCAAATGCAAACTGTGCGGGGAGGTTTTCAACAAGACTATGCAGCTGCTCGGGCACATCCGGAACCATTTCGAGGATAATCACATCTGTAAGGACTGTGGGAAGTACTTTTTCGACACGAATAAGCTGCTCATCCATAAGAG GGCCAAACACACTCAACCTTTAAAATGCCAGCTGGGATGCTTAAGCTATACTACGTCGAATTTTAAATGCCTGCAGACGCATTATTTGCGTTCACATTGTATAAAGATACGGTCTAAGGATAtgaaaaagatggaagaatcgCCAACTCCCCCCTACCGACAGAGCAGCaacgaaagtaaaacaaaaatgcaACGTGAGACAATTGCTGATCAACAACGGTCCCTTTCGGTAGTACAAACTGTTCAGCAATCATCGCCCGAGGTCGAAGATGAAGACGATGATGAGGCAGAGGATCACGATgaagatgaatttgatgagccAGAAGATTACGGTCAGACGGTTGAATGCTGTGTCTGTGACGTTTATATCCCAACTGAAGAAGATTTGAAAGTTCACGAGCAAACCCACAGCAGTCCCTATACTTGTAAGATTTGCTTCACTGTTTATGACCAGTTATCGGACGCTCGGAATCACTATGACGCGCACGAGAAAACACAGGTCATGCAGAACCCAGTTCAGCTACAAACGGTGACGCTCACACCGGCGGTTACTATCCAGCATCAAGCCCAACCAGCTCCCATTCCTATAGCGACCACGTCCGGTCAACAGCAAGCCGCACCCAACATGACCACTATGTTGATCATGCACAATGGCACACCGATGTTGGTACCGGTTCAAACGTTCGATAGCAGCCAACTAGTCCAAGCCTTTCCTACCCATTCGATGCCAGCTCAAATCAGTGCACAACCTGCGCCAGGCACAACCACAATCACCCCTATAACGACCGCCTGGCCCATCAATCATCTGCTTCCTGTCAACAATCAGATCGAAATCATTCCAATTCATTCAGCACAGAGCGCCGCGGCGGCAGGGCCCAGTCAGGCTGTTACACTCAACCAAATTCCAATTCAGAACGCGGGAAATGGAGGGATTGTGCTTACACCGGTCACGACAATTGATCAGCATCACTATTTGAGGCAACAGCAAGCATTGCAGGCACAGtttcagcagcaacagcagctgCAGCTGCgacaacagcaacagcaactTCAACAGCAGCAGTATCAGCCACAACTGTAG